GCTTTGTGTCAGTGTGAGCAGCTGGCCTGTGTGTAAGCAGACTCATCCCTGAATGGTCCCCAGTTAATTCTTTTTACCATTTGGGCTCCTGACCACCTTGCCATGCTGCTTTGAAGAAGGATTATCTTGACCCAGAGCGCCTAGAGCAGACCAAGGACCAGAAAGGAGTTGAAAGGTTTTTTAGAAAGGAGAAGAATTTAAGGCAGTTGTGTAGTGTTTGCTGAGCATCTACTGCATGCCTGTCCTAGAGGCCAGGggtgcagggtgggggtgggccccTACCCCTGATTTTGGCCTGGCTGGACAGCTCAAACCTTAAGAAGGAGGACCCTGGACTCTGGAGGTTCCTGCTCAGCCTGGCTCCCCAGACATAGGGTGAAGgtcagggaggaggaagaggtaaCCTGGGGCTCTGGTGTCCTGGGCTCTCAGTGGGGGAGGCAGCAAGGGACTCCCAGGTCAGGGCGCATTGGGAGGTAGGGCTGAGTGTTGGAGGGCACCTGACAGAGTGACTCACAGGCCATCAGGAGGGAAGTCCCCTCCTCCCAGTATCCCCAGGATGCCAAGTCCAGCTCCTGTGGTGGCCCAGACCAGGCATGGGGGGATGAGTTATCCTCGCAGGGGCTCCCCAGGTACACAGCTGGCAGAGGgaggctcagctcagctcaggggtggggagggccccCCCCACCCGCCACCCGCCACCCACCACCTGCCACTCCAGCTCCCAAGGTAGACCCATTGCCCAGACCTTACCGAGAAGCAAGACCCGAGCAACACGCAGAAGCGCCCTGGGGACAGCCATAATGAGAAGAAACATTGCCCACCCCCCACAAGCCTCCTTAAATTGGCCCAGAGAAGGCTGGAGAAGGAACAAGCCTCACCTGGAGCCCACACGTGAGCCTAGGGCACGGCTGAGCTAGGCCAGGCCCAGCACTTCcacgttccccgaccaggggccCCCCACCCAACTGCAATGCCTTCTGATTTTAGAAAAGGTTCTGAAGCCCTCCTCACTCACGTGGGATTTAATAAGGCTGGTGGAAGGCTCACCGCACAGTGGACTTAACTTTCTCATCTGTAGGATGATAATGGTGGCATCTACCGCACAGGCCGTTATGGAGTTTCTGTAACACAGTGCTtcgcacagtgtctggcacatagtaagaactcCATCCATGTTCTCTGTGGGTGTCATCTGATGATTCTTGTTCAAGAGGAGGGAGAAGCATGATGATGATTCTGTCTGGGGGGCAGAAGCCAGGGAGGGTTCAAGGAGCAGGTACCGTTagagatggaccttgaaggctgAGAACAGAGGGaaatgggggcggggagggcattCCTGGCAGGTGGCATGGCCTAAGCAAAGGCGCAGAGGCTGGATGTGCAGGAGTCAGGGGAGGCACAACAGAGGTGCAGGATGCGTCACGGTGAGAGATGAGACTGCGTAGGCCCAGAGGCTCTGAAAGCGAGGCTGAGGTGTTCAGACTGGATCCTGGAGGCTGTCAGGAGTCAAGGAAGGTATCAGAACAGAGGAGGGACTTGGGGAGATTGAGCCAGCAGCAGAATCAGATCAGAAGCatgttcctgggcttccctggtggcgcagtggttaagaatccgcctgccaatgcaggggacacgggttcgagccctggtctgggaagatcccacatgctgcggggcaactgggcccgtgagccacaactactgagcctgcgcgtctggagcctgtgctccgcaacaagagaggccgcgacagtgagaggcccgcgcaccgcgatgaagagtggcccccacttgccgcaactagagaaagccctcgcacagaaacaaagacccaacacagccaaaaataaataaataaaaaataaataaatttataaaaaaacaaaaaaaaaagaagcatgttCCTTTATGCACTGGACCTTTAAGGAGTGCCCAAGACTTTCtcgcttataaaaataaaaccatgatgATCACCCTCAGATGCACATCTTCAAATCATCATCCAATTATTTCCTCTGAATAAATTCTTAGGATTGGAATGCCTGAACCATAAAATTGGCATACTTTCTCTCTAGATTAGTCATCTGATGGCACAATTACCAATTATTTGCCCTTGAAATGGATGTCTCTTGCCACAATCATAATAGTGGTTAAATAACTCTGTGAGCCCCACTATGGCCAACTGCTTTGCAAGCCATTTCTCCTGTAACCCTCACAGCAGCTTCAGAGGGTCATTACAGACAACTGTACAGTGAGgaagcaggctcagagaggtcaggtaacttgcccaaggtcacacagcctgtgaATCAGCTCTGCCTCTGACTCTGTAGAGAGCCATAGGCTGGAAGGCAGTAGGCAAGGAAGCAGTACTGGGCTGGGGGTAAAGGAGGAGGTGGGGGTTGGAGTGACTCCAACTCCAGGAAACAGGGACCTAACCACAGTGTGGTTTTAGGAGGCTTGCAGAAAGAGGGCAATGCCTACCCCAAAGGAGGCTGGCAGCACCATGGTGGAATCCCAGGCACCTGCAGGGGGGCATTGATGGGCGGGGAGGTACCAGACAGGCCCAGCGCTAGCCACTGTGAGTGATGCATTGCCAGAGACATCGGCCTCCACCTCTGAgggcccccagccctgctccccatCACCACATCCCTGCTTATCCCcaatagaaaaggagaaaactCAACTTCTTGAGGATTTATTGGACCGGGGGCTGTGCTGCCTTCCAGCCAGGCCCCAGCAGCCCCTCCATCAGGAAGGGGCTGCCAGAGAATCAGTCCTCAGGGTCCCCACTAGTGTACTCCTGCGTTTCTCCAACTGCCTGCTGCTTCTCCATCAGCCACGCTGCCATGGGGTGACCTGGCCGAGCCGTTGGGAATCCTGTAGGTCCCCAGCTTGCCAAGTGATCTTGGCCATATTCCTTGCCTTGTCTGGGCCTTAGTCTCCTTACCCTCCATGGGAGTATGTTATTGTCCTGTCAAAAGACAGGGCTGGGCCCACTCACAGTCCAGTCCGGCTCAGTATCACAGATTCCATGGAAGCAGACGGGGTTCAGGTCCTGTCTGTGAGTCACTGCAGCTGCTGCTCTGAGGTCTTTGTCTCTCAGTTTCCGTTCAGCTTAAAACCATTCAGGTGCCAGGGCCTTGGATCCCAGAGAGCTAGGCATCCGCAACCCCTGGCAGGAGGAGGGAGTTGGAACAGAGCAGGGAGTGGGCCAACCCACAGGCCAGGTACTGGGGTGGGGTCAGGAGGAACTGGGCTTCTCCACAGAGGGGTAGAGCTTGCGCAGGCTGGAGTCCAGGAGGAAGTCCACTGACCTGTGGGGCAATAGAGGGTCATGAGCAGGCAACCAAGGGGTACTAATGGGGGAATGGGAGGCAGGAGGTCAGGGCTAGGAAAGGGACTCCTGGATGCAGGACACAAGTGCCATCCTGGTGTCAGCCATCACCCTCTCTTTATTCagttgggaaaactgaggcacagagagggtaaaaGACTCACACAGGACCTCAAGGTCAGCTATGTTCCTGAGGGGAAAGACTCCTCCTCCCACTCTATGTTCGTCTAGTTGGGTTGGCCCCATCTCTGGTTCTAAGGGAAGGCACATGACCCAAGCCGGGCCAGTCGGAAAAGGGAAACTGGCTCAGGGATGGGCACCCAGTCCAGTATGGACCAATGACAGCCTTCCTTGGGATTTTTGCTGTCACTATTAAGAAGCTTCCTAtggggggacttctctggcagtcccatgattaagacttcaccttccaatgcaggggatgcaggtttgatccctggtcagggagctaagatcccacatgcctcgcggccaaaaaccaaaacataaaaaacgcaaaacggaagcaatattgtaacaaattcaataaagactttaaaaatggtccacatcaaaaaaaattaaaaaaaaaaaagaagcttcttATGGGGCTTGCtaagctgggaggaggggagctgGGAACTGCTGGGAGCCATCTCTGTTCCCGTGAAGGGAAAGTGACTGAAGCCAacacggggtggggtggggagaaggccaGCAGAGAGACCCAGACCCCTAATAACATCAGTTGAGTGCTTGGATCCAGTCATGCCTCCAAGTAGCATAACTCTGGACTTTTCAGTTATGTGAAACAATCAATTCCTATTTTACTTAACCCAGTTTCACTTGGGCTTCTGTCACCAAAACTTCTCAAAACCCATCCCTTCCAGGGTGCACCTGTTCCTGCCTACCTCTGGTTGTTTTCTAACACTGAGTTTTCTTTCTGGGAATTTACTTGTCCTGTGTCCCATACTCTCACGGCACCTCCTACCTTTATAGCCAAAGTACCTGCCAGATCATATGACAAGGGCCTAGACTGTCCTTTCTACCTCAGGAGCCCCAAGTGCCAGCCCTGCCTCCGCTACAACTGTTCTGTGAAAAGTGGATACACCCCCACACCTCTCAAAGTTTATCCCTGCCTGTAGGGTGGATGAttcctggggctgggaggagcaCCTACCTGTCGATGGGGTGGATGATGATGGGGATGGCCAGTAGCCCCAGTGCGGTGGTGGTCCACTTGCGGACAGCCAGAGGCCAGCGGGTAGCAGTGCCCAGGATATAGAGAGAGGCAGCACACACACGGTTGATAGTGAAGCCTGGGATGGCCACAGAGGCCAGAGACTGCCACACGAAGGTGTCCACCATGGCCACAGTCACTCTGGTGCTGCGGCCTGCCTCAGGGCTCGGCACCTGGCAGGCACAAGAGACATTTAATCCagcaggggcagaggcaggaaaCCCTGCGGACAAGGGGCATGAGGCTGGACCAGGGAGAGGGAAGTGAAGGGGGTTGGGGACAGAGCCACGCTAGTGTTGGGTTCTGGGCTCCACCAATTCAGGGCTGAGGGTGGACTCACTCATATCCAGGACTAGGATATAGACTACGTCACCTGCGCTGGGGACAGGGTGCACTATGCTACAAACAGTACCGGGGTATGGAGTCCACCAGGCCAGGTTGTGGGGATCGGACTGTCCCAGAGAGACTTAACCACATGCAAGGCTGTGGACTGACCACAAGGGGagtggacgggggtggggggttgagGGGCAGGTTAACACTCACGTCTCTCGCTTTCTTGCCCTTGTCAATGGCATCAGCCAGCACGTAGGAGCTGGACACACCATAGCTCAGCCACACGACAGCTGCAGGCACCAGGGAGCGGAAGGCCTCCCCCACCTCATTGGCGTAGCCTGGTGGGGAGGGGATATTTAATTCCTGAGCCTTTGGGTTGTTTCACAAGGGAGCACTGGAGTGAGCTGGTTCTTATCTCAGTCTGCTGAGCAGTAGCTGGGTGACCTTAGACAAGTGATtttacccctctgagcctcagtttcccagccTATAAAATGGCACTCATGATGCCCACCCCAACTCTCCCCTTGTGGAAGAGCTGAGTGCAGACACCTTTCTCATCACTCACTTGCCTTCACAGCCTGGGTTCTAGAAGCATCTGAGCTGATGGGTGAACAGGCAGTGAGAGAGACTAAGGGCAGCCCCACTGACCAGGGGCTCACCATATGCCAGGCCTTTATGTACTTTATCTCATTCTACCCTTACAATTACCACCCAATGAGAGAGACCCTGCGTTCATCCCTTTTTGctgaggaggaaacaggctcagagccAGTGAGGAGCCAAGATGGGAGTCCAGATGCCCTGACTCCACAGCCTGTGCCAGGCATGCCAGAGAAGGCGATCCGATCACCCAGGTCCATCCTCCTAGCTGAGCTGCAGCTTCCACCTGGGCATCTGACCAGCAGAAACCccgagggcagggctgggaataccagagctgtgtgaccttgagcaagttcagAACCCTCTCTGAGCCCAGTCTCTTCCCTGGCTAAATGAGAACTAAGATCCTCCCACCTTCTCCAGGTCCCTGACCGGCGTCTGGCAACCCCTGCTTCCCCAGACACGTGGTGTAGGGGTCGCTGTCCCCCTCGCCCCGCGCTCACCCAGGTACCGCACCCACGTGTCCCGGAAAAGGTCGCGCTCGGCCCCCCGCGGGGGCGGCTCGGACATGGCGCTTCCTCCTTGGCCTCAGTCGCTGCAGCGTGTACTACCGCCTCGGCTTCCACCAGTACTCCCGTTCGCAGCGGCGGGACGGGCCGAGCCGAAGGTCCCCAGCTGAAGCACAGGTCATGTAGTCCCCGCCAGCAGGGAGCGTCTGCAAATTCCCCCCGCGCACCGGAGCCCCTCTCCCAGGTTTGAGTTTTACAGCTTAATTTTCTTCACGTTTTCTCGGGAGTCGAGCGGTTGGCGCGATCCTCTTCCAGCACTGGCTGTAGTGTTGGAACCTGAGAGACGGAGGTTCAAATACGGGATGCTACACTTCTTGGctctgtgacctcgggcaagaGCCTGTAACTTCTCTGCGCCTCACTTTATTCATTTGTTAATTGTGGGGAACAGGACAGGTTCAGTCCTGGGACGGTTTCGAGGATTAATTATACAGTCGTCATTTATTGAGTTTACTACCGGCCAGACCATTGGCTAAAGACTCTAGATGGATTACTTCTTTAAACCCTCCCACCAGCCTGGGACaccgcccccccctccccgttTTACCGATGAGTAATAGAGACACAGGAAAAATATTAATAGGTCACTTTCCCAGGACTTATAACCGCTGAGTAGTGAAGCCGGCATTGACTCCAGGCAGTGCAGCTCCAGTTCCCATGCTCCTAAGGTGAGCTGAGTAAATGAGGCTGGGGGAGCGAATGGTGAGAACCCTGGTGATGTGGATGCTTGGACTCTTAGAGTCCCTACCCCATCCTCATCTATCAAGCACTGGAGTCTAACTGGACCGAGCCTCTTCGGGGCAGGAACACGAACGAACGAATGAGGCCAGGGAAACAGGGTTGGGGTACAAGACTTCAGGGAAATGAGCAGAACAGAATGAGAGGACGTGGGGTTATTGATTACTGAAGAGGAAACTCTTCCCCTGCTGCACCTCAGTTTACCCATGTGAGGAGTAAGTGCACTTCACTAAAGTTCTGTGAATCCTTTGGGGGTACCAACGAGCAAAGGCCCAGCCTTTAAAGACGGGCAGTCCTGGGTTCAAATGCCAGTTGTGCCGCCTATGAACGGTCAGCCACGTCTGTAAGAAATAAGAGtagccaacatttactgagcgtACACTTGTACCAGGCTTTCTAAGCGCTCTGAGTGTATTATTTCCTTGAGTCCTTGTAATAAGGCGATAAGCACAGGGCTGTTGCCTGGTACCCAGGAGACGCTCATTAAAGAATTAGCTTTATTATCATCAAATAAAGGTCACAGCCTCCCTGTTGAGGTCCCTGATTTCAGCCCTGAGAGTCTTCATCATTGTAGGATCGTGTAGGGCAGCCAGGTCAGCTGTGATCTCGCAGGAAGCTGGGATCGCGACTCAAAGTGATCCTCAACCCCGGAAACACTGGCAGTGCCTGCACGGAATTAGGAGACGGTCCCTAACACCACGTGATCGTCCCTTCTCCGTCACCCTCCCAATCCAGGCCCACCGCAGGCGCCGCGCGCGCTCGCCAGACCCGCACTAGTTGGCGCGCTCAGAGAAGCCCGAGTTGGGCGGGGCCTCCGTCCTGACCGTGAAGGTGGTCAGGTGCACCCTTAGTAAAGATGGCGGAGGACAGCCCACCGGCTGGGCCAATCAGGGGGCGAGCAGGCCGTCGGGACTCCGTCAGCGCACGGAAGACGAGCAGATGGCTTCTGCGCATGCGCCCCGCTTATTGGCGGGGAGAAGCTGGTACCCCGAGGCGGAAGTTTGCCTGTGTGAGGAACTGTGAGGAGCGAGGCGGAAGGTACTAACTTCCACGCCCTGCGCGCTGAACGTTCTTTATTCATTGGTTACTTTTCCTAACAGAGCGCTGTAAACCGAGGTCGGGATATCCTCCTGGGGGGGGTCTGGCTGGGACCCATGCGGCCTCGGGGCCTCCTGTCAGTGCCAGCCTTGCCCCTGACTCCTGCTCCCTCAGCTTGGCCAGACCATCTCCCCAGGATGGGTCAGGGCCTGGGTTTCTGAGGGGTGGAAGCTTCAGGACTCACACCCACCGCCAGCCTCCCTGGCCCTTCACGGAGCTGGGATCCCTGGaggtaacttctctgtgctttgtTTGCACTGAAGGACAGTGGCTGGGTACCAAAGCTCACTGTCCCAGGAAGCTCTGAGTCACTGACAATCATTAGTAATTAAAGAGGCAGCCAGTGGGACCCAGGAATTGGTGGATTCCTCGAGGTGAGGGAGAGGCCTGCCTGTCTACCCTTGAAACGGAAGACCTATGCTGACTCGGGCCCCCTCCCGAGACCTGGGAAAAGCCAAAAGATCCTAGCCTCGGTAGAAAGTTCAGAAGAGCCTCAGACCCCCACCATAACTCTAGCAACCGGCTACCTTGCTACTCCTTATTATGATCTAGACTTACATGTTCATTTGGGAGCAAGTTCCTCCCCTGCAGCTAGCTTCCCTAAAGTGTTAGGTCTCAATCTCTCCCCTTTTTCCTAATTTCCTCCCTGCCACCCCATGGTACCCCTCTTCCTGTCTCATCTGTCACTGGACAGGTGAAGTTGGCACAGCTTTTAAGACACATGCTGTCACGATGCCCAGCCCCTGGGGACTTCTTAGTAATTTGAGAGGCAAGGAGGCCCACTCCATCTAGTCTCCCTCTTCCTAATTCTGAAATGAAGGCTCCCCAGATCCAGCCCCGAGGTCTTTCTTCTAACCCAGTTTCTTTGGGCGTCAGAGTGCTGGGAAAATGACTGCTACAAGGGATAGAAACTGACAGGGAGACGCTGAGGGAGCCAGGCCTGCTGTGGGAGGAGGCGTTACTTTGGGGTGACTGCCCCCAgctgtttcattttctcttctgagGCTTTGTCTGGAAGCAGGACCTCCACGGTGAAACTGACCTTCTTTGCATGAATGAAGCTGTAGGTGTTGTCAAACCGCAGGACATCTGAGGGGAGTGGAAAAAACAGACATTCAGGCAATTCTGACAAAGAGCTTAGAGACAGTGATTTTGGTTGACTGAGCAAGGCAGTGTGGTAGGTAATGAGGATGAAGGTAGCATGAGCAATGGTCCTTCACCTTCTGAAACCTAGTCTAGCTGGGTTACAAGATGTtcatgaagagaaaaatatataagacAGAACATGCCAAGTGCCAGATGAGTGGCAGAGACAGTCACATCTGTAACAGCTTGGAAGGAGGGGGCCCTGTAGACTGAAATCATGCGAAAGGCTTTTTAAAGGAGTTAGAGCTTGAACTGGGTCTTGAAAGGAGGGAGTAGAATTAGTTGCAGCAgtagttataataataataataataataatggtaacaaTGGCTATTTATGTGACTCAATACTGGGATGGCAATCTATATATATTATTCACAATAACTCATGAGTTCAGCATTAGTATTGTGTTATATAAAAAGAAAGTCACTGTGTCACACAGTGAGGAAGGGATGGAGCTGGAATTTCCCTCTGGCCTGCACTGCTGCCTGAGTTGGGCCCTAGAAAGCCTAATCCTGTTCAGTTTCTGACAAAAGGTAAAATATGCAAACTTTTTGAACCAGAAACTTATCccacagaaagataaatagacAAAGATGCTCAATGCACCCCTATTTGTAGTAATAAAAGATGAGGAAAACTAAAATGTTCAAAGAAGAAttgctttaaaagtttttattgaaatactaTTCTGTATAAAAAGAAAGAGGTGAGCTTCATAGAAGTGACTGGGGAAACTAGTGACAATATATCCTTAGGCTAAAAAGAGCAAGTTGCAGAACAATTTGTAAACCATTTCTAACATTtttgttaatatatgtaaaaaaaatttttttggctttgttACTTGGTCTACCTACATTGACaagttttacaatttaaaaattccttCAAATATACACTGAATAACAGATATAATTCCTATGAATGTATATGGGTGGGCACATGTCCTGTATATTATGGAAACACATAATGCTTCTAAAGGGATGGAAAATATTTGGTAGGATAATACACAAGATCTGTTAGTGGTTTCCTCTGGGGAGAGAAAATGGGCATGCAGTTGGCAGAAAAGGCTTCCAACCCTTGGCCAAGGAACAGACTGCTTTTAATCTAacccttcttttttttagaaatttttccaTTCCAGTCAAACACCCCTTCCAAAGAACAGagtgggaaaacaaaaacactagctCTGCCCCTTCCCTATCCTGGTCTTCTCTAACTCTTCCCAGCCAAAAAAACCCTGTGCATTTAATCTTTCCCCTTTTCTGCCCCTGGATAAAATGCATAGTTTTAGACTGAGGGTAGACACACCACTCACCCTTTTCTTCATGGTGTGAAGTGAGTAATTAGTCATTGATCTTCTCTCTGAGCCAGAGGTCTTTCAGGACCAATGGTGCCTCTGGAAAGAGGGAAGCTTCCTCTCTGACCTGGATGACAGAGCCTTAGCAACCAGTCAGTCATGCTAGAGAAGAAGTCTTTGAGCTCCTTGGACCAAGCATCAGGATTGAGATGACTCTGCCTAGCATGACGTTCTAACCTCAGAAGCAAGGAAGGGGCTGTTGTGACACCCAGGCCCGAGGGAAGTGGTTCATTTTGACACTAATCATGTACTCACAGACTTGTAGAGGCCCCAGAGATCCTCCAGGCTAGGGCTCCTTCACTTTTGTTGGGGAACTGACCCccctgagaatctgatgaaagcatACAATTTCAGATCCCATGGAGCCCATCATGGACCCTTTGGGGCAGTGGTTCCCAATGGGGAAGTTACCATTCTGAAGAGAGGAGGAGCTGGGGGTAACTGTGCCCTCTCATTTATGTATTGagaaaacatatatattcttagtgtccttttatttctcttttatattccAGATAGGAGAGTATATTGACTTTTTAATTATGTGTGTAGGTGGTTATAATAtctatgaatttcatttcagAGTAGTAAAGGGGACATTAGACACCACTTATTATAAAAGGGAAGTGTTTGGTCTTTAAAGATTTAGAATCACTGCTCTGGGGAGTCATAGACCCCAGATTAAGATCTGCTCTAGCCTACTCCcctcattttaaggaaaaagagagCAAAATCTAATTAGAGACACTCGGAGAGTTACTGGCAAAGCTGGACTCAGAAACCGGGTCTTCTGGTGCCTAGAGGGGCTGTTTAACCTTCCTACAGTGCTTCAGCTCTTCTAGACCACATTGCATGCTCCAgatctttttttctgaatcttttcCTTTCCTAGAAGAGTACTCTACACTCAGGACCTCAGGAAATATTagttgggagaaaaaaaagtggAATCAGTTTAAACGTTGGTTCTCAGTAACTGAGTACGCTTGGGAAAGGACCAGAGCAGCCCAGGGAGGGTTAATGTGCTCTCAGCATTGGAAGCTGGCAcagagttttaatttctccactggGTGATTATGTCCCACTTTGCAGGGGGTCGCCTGGTTCTCCAAGTGCATCACCCGCCCACAGGTGAGCTTATAACCTAACACTGGGTTCTCACTGGGCTCAACTCTAACCTGAGCCATGGCCCAGGCAACAGCCGACCCCACCTGGTTGTCTTTATAcctgggcagggggcatggaTGCTGCGGCCTTTTCACCTCCTGAGAATGGACAATAAGTAGCTCCCAGTCAAGGCCCCACAGGCAGATAAACATTCcatctgggaatatatccaaggGGAACTATAATTTGGGATTTGCAAACCTAAGCCTGATTATGTTAAAGGGTTCATGGTACTACAGAGAGGTAGTGGGCAGTGCTGGAAAACGGTTTGGGCTCTGCTACTGAGTTTGGGTAAATTAATTCCCAGGTCTGGGACCCCACTCTCTCCTCTGTCACATGATCACCTCTAGGGTAGTCTATGGTCACGAGATCCTGCACTAGGACCCTAGGATTCTCTCCTGTCTCCGTTTCTTGGTGTCTATGCGGGCTACACTGTGGGAGAGATAACATCCCCTCTCTATACCTCAGCTTCCCTGTCCTTTAAAAGAGAAATTCCAGCTTATATGTACGAAATGCTTTATGCTCTGAGGATGGCAGTGTCTGGGCTGGTCCTAAGCCTTGTTCTTGATGAAGCACACAGTATACCCCCTTCTCCCTCAGGACCCGGCAGCTCGCTAACAAGAATACTTCTCCTCCCTGGGGAGCCAGACCACAGAGTATATGTGAGGAGCGGGCAGTGGAGACTGAGGTTGCTTGGGCTGTGGGGGAGGACACAGGATCTGAGGTTGGGGCAATGGTGTGGACAAGTACAGAGGCCAAGACATCTGTGGGGCTAGTTCAGACTTCTGGCAGTGCTGCCATGGAAATAGGGCGGAGGGCTTCTCCCATCTCTGGCACAATCTCCCCAGTGGCCCTTCTCCCCCAGGTTTTgccctaataataataatggtggcCACAGTGCGCTGAGTGCTGCGTGGCAGGCATTACGCTAAGTGCTGCACAGACCTGATCTCATTTCATCATCAGGTGTCCCTATGAGGTAGAGAATTTGATCCCCATTGTAGCaatcaggaaactgaagctcagggaggCCAAGTCACTTGCCTAAGGACTAGTCAGTGGTCAAGTCCATCTCAGCTTGATGACAAAGCCCTTGCTGTCACTGATTTTCCATGCCTGGCCCCTTGGCTCAGACAGAGAGGAAACTGGAGATTTGAtgggggttttgtgtgtgtgtgtatgtgattttTCTGCTTATAAATGTAGTACATGTTCTTTGTAACATAACCTGTATTTGCAGGGCCAGTATAAAGAAACGAAAGCCCTCTATAAGCTTCCTACCACCCCAGAGATAACCACCATTAGCGTTAGCAGAGTcctgagaattctttttttttttctgataggtAAGAAGTGAATTTATTTAGAGAAACATACTCCACAGACGGAgtggggccatctcagaaggtgaaagCGGCCAACCCCAGAATTCCGTTGACCTTTTTTAGCCAAAGTGAGTATATACCATATATGCTAAGtctcatgctttatttttttttaacatgtatcaGACATCTTATATGTCAGTTTATTCTCTTTAATGCATATattgtattccattatatggatggaCCATAATTCATTTAACAAGACCTTCTTAAGGCCATTTAGtttactgtcagtttcccaaaCTGCTAGGAACATCCATGTACCTATATCTTTGTGTCTTTGTGTAAATATTTCTGTACGATAAATTTC
The sequence above is a segment of the Eschrichtius robustus isolate mEscRob2 chromosome 14, mEscRob2.pri, whole genome shotgun sequence genome. Coding sequences within it:
- the MTFP1 gene encoding mitochondrial fission process protein 1 produces the protein MSEPPPRGAERDLFRDTWVRYLGYANEVGEAFRSLVPAAVVWLSYGVSSSYVLADAIDKGKKARDVPSPEAGRSTRVTVAMVDTFVWQSLASVAIPGFTINRVCAASLYILGTATRWPLAVRKWTTTALGLLAIPIIIHPIDRSVDFLLDSSLRKLYPSVEKPSSS